Proteins found in one Flavobacterium channae genomic segment:
- a CDS encoding DEAD/DEAH box helicase — protein MNKFEQLGLNESLLLAIKDLGFENPSEVQEKAIPVLLEQNTDLVALAQTGTGKTAAFGFPLIQKIDAENRNTQALILSPTRELCLQITNEIKLYSKYIKGLHTVAVYGGASITEQAREVKRGAQIIVATPGRMQDMINRGLVNIKNIDFCVLDEADEMLNMGFYEDICSILSDTPDEKNTWLFSATMPQEVARIAKQFMSNPEEITVGHKNSGSATVSHEYYVVNARDRYEALKRLADANPDIFSVVFCRTKRDTQAVAEKLIEDGYNAAALHGDLSQAQRDGVMKSFRGRQIQMLVATDVAARGIDVDNVTHVVNYQLPDEIETYNHRSGRTGRAGKLGTSIVIVTKSELRKIHSIERIIKQKFEEKTIPSGIEICEIQLLHLANKIHDTEVDHEIDNYLPAIYEVFQDLSKEELIKRMVSVEFNRFLNYYKKKRDIASERSERSSEPREIRAGDPVRYFINIGARDDFDWMQLKDFLKETLELGRDDVFKVDVKEGFSFFNTDGEHTEKVMETLNGFDLNGRRINVEISKNDGGSSSRRDHNGRNSGGGRREGGFRGERSGAPRREGGFRGERNSSAPRREGGFRGERSSSAPRREGSSDRSSRRTESSGDASRPRRPRRS, from the coding sequence ATGAATAAATTTGAACAATTAGGATTGAATGAGTCGCTACTGCTGGCGATTAAAGATCTAGGATTTGAGAATCCGTCAGAAGTCCAAGAAAAAGCGATTCCAGTACTATTGGAACAAAACACAGACTTAGTAGCCTTAGCGCAAACAGGAACAGGAAAAACCGCAGCTTTTGGTTTTCCTTTAATTCAAAAAATTGATGCTGAAAACAGAAACACGCAAGCATTAATTTTATCGCCAACACGTGAGTTATGCTTACAAATCACCAACGAAATTAAACTTTATTCAAAGTACATAAAAGGGTTACACACTGTGGCTGTTTATGGTGGTGCAAGCATTACAGAACAAGCTAGAGAAGTAAAACGTGGAGCTCAAATTATTGTAGCTACACCTGGTAGAATGCAAGACATGATTAACAGAGGTCTTGTAAACATTAAAAACATTGATTTCTGTGTCTTAGATGAGGCAGATGAAATGTTAAACATGGGATTCTACGAAGACATTTGTTCCATCTTATCGGACACACCAGACGAAAAAAACACTTGGTTATTCTCTGCAACTATGCCACAAGAAGTTGCGCGTATTGCAAAACAATTCATGTCGAACCCAGAAGAAATTACGGTTGGACATAAAAATTCAGGTTCTGCTACAGTTTCTCACGAATATTACGTAGTAAACGCTAGAGACCGTTATGAAGCATTAAAACGTTTAGCAGATGCTAATCCAGATATTTTTTCAGTTGTTTTTTGTAGAACAAAACGTGATACACAAGCGGTTGCCGAAAAATTAATCGAAGACGGGTATAACGCAGCAGCATTACACGGTGACTTATCGCAAGCACAACGTGATGGTGTAATGAAATCATTCAGAGGGCGTCAAATTCAAATGTTGGTTGCAACAGACGTTGCTGCTCGTGGAATTGATGTTGATAATGTTACTCACGTAGTAAACTATCAATTACCAGACGAAATTGAAACATACAACCACCGTTCAGGAAGAACAGGTAGAGCTGGAAAATTAGGAACTTCTATTGTAATCGTTACAAAAAGTGAATTAAGAAAAATCCACTCTATTGAACGTATCATCAAACAAAAATTCGAAGAAAAAACAATTCCTTCTGGAATTGAAATCTGCGAAATTCAGTTATTACATTTAGCTAATAAAATTCACGATACAGAAGTTGATCACGAAATTGACAACTACTTACCAGCTATTTATGAAGTTTTCCAAGATTTATCTAAAGAAGAATTGATTAAAAGAATGGTTTCTGTAGAATTTAATAGATTCTTAAACTACTACAAAAAGAAACGTGATATTGCTTCTGAAAGAAGTGAAAGAAGTTCTGAACCAAGAGAAATTAGAGCTGGAGATCCAGTTCGTTATTTCATTAATATTGGTGCAAGAGACGATTTCGATTGGATGCAATTAAAAGACTTCCTAAAAGAAACTTTAGAATTAGGTCGTGATGACGTATTTAAAGTAGATGTTAAAGAAGGTTTCTCTTTCTTCAATACCGATGGTGAACATACTGAAAAAGTAATGGAAACTTTAAATGGTTTTGATTTAAACGGAAGAAGAATCAACGTTGAAATCTCTAAAAACGACGGAGGAAGCAGTTCTAGACGCGATCATAATGGAAGAAATTCTGGTGGTGGAAGAAGAGAAGGCGGTTTTAGAGGTGAAAGAAGCGGTGCACCAAGAAGAGAAGGCGGCTTTAGAGGTGAAAGAAACAGTTCTGCTCCAAGAAGAGAAGGTGGTTTTAGAGGCGAAAGAAGTAGCTCAGCTCCAAGAAGAGAAGGTAGTTCTGACAGATCTTCTAGAAGAACAGAAAGTTCTGGAGATGCTTCAAGACCAAGAAGACCAAGAAGAAGCTAA